The following is a genomic window from Bacteroidia bacterium.
GGAACCCATCATGGAGGAAGGCGGCTTGTTCAAGGCCTCGGGCCGCATCCTCGTCTGGGTAACCGACGACGAGCGCAAAATCCCCATTCAGGTGGATGCCGAAATACCCATCGGATCCATCACCTCCGAACTCACCGAAATGAAGGGAATCAAAGGACCGGTGCGGGCGCGGGTAAAATAACGTACGATGTACGAATGACGAATTGCGATTTCCCGTGGTGACGTTGCATGCAACGTGTCTACGGGAAATCGTGTAAAGGAAAAAGGGTAAAAAGCTTGGGATCGAAAGAAATCAGTCCCTCTTACCTTTTTTCCTTTTCACCCTTTTCCCTTTTCACGATCCACCCCTTTTCACCTTTTCACGATCCCCACCCCTCACACAAGTGCACCGCGCCACAGATTTTCGTACCTTACGGCTGATGATGGTCAACGCACGCATCACGTACCGGTCGAGAGCAGCATGTTTCCCCAACTGGATTTTTCGGATATTCGCACGCAGTCCGTCGCGGAGCGCCGCAGCAAGGTGACGCTCGGGGATTGCGCATCGCCGTTCGACGGAAAAAGCTCGTTCGGAGCTTTTCTCGATACGCTCCCGAATATTCTTAAAGCCGCGGAGCTGAAGGATTTCGCCGCAGGCATCGTCAACGCGCACCGGAACGGAGGACAGTGCCTCCTTCTCATGGGGGCGCACGTGATCAAGACCGGTCTGGCGCCGATTGTGATTGATTTGATGGAGCGGGGTGTGCTCACACATGTGGCGATGAACAGCGCCTGCGCCATACACGACGCGGAGTCGGCGCTCTTCGGTGTCACCTCCGAAGATGTGGCGGCCAATCTACAGGATGGGAGTTTCGGCATGTGGCGTGAGACCGGCGACTTCATCAACAACACATTGAAGACGGCGTACCTTTCGCAGCCCTGCGGCTTTGCCGAGGCGCTGGGACGAGGGCTCATCGATCAAAACGCTCCGCATCTGCATTACTCCATCATGGCAGCCGGAGTGCGCAGCGGCGTGCCGGTCAGCGTGCATGCGGCCATCGGAACTGACATCGTGCATCAACAAGCGAGCATGGACGGAGCCGTAACGGGCGAAATGAGTTTCCGCGATTTCCGCGTGTTGGCGCATTCGGTTTCGCGGCTCGATGAGCACAGCGTGGTGATGAATGTCGGCTCCGCGGTGATCCTACCCGAAGTCTTCCTGAAGGCGCTCACCGTTGCGCGTAACCTGGGTAATCCGGCACGGGGCTTTCTCGCGGCCAACTTCGACATGATTCAGCATTATCGTCCCAATCAGAATGTCGTAACCCGCCCGACGATGGGTGCCGGTCGGGGGTATACCTTTACCGGCCACCACGAAATCATGCTGCCTCTGCTTGCGGCAATGGTGCGGCTGGGATTGGAGGGCAGGGACGATGCGTGACATCAACGAACATAGTTCCCCCGAATCCGACCCGCCATTGACCGAATCCCCGGAAACGTCGGGGCATGTTGGAGAGACGATGCATGCATCATCTCCACAACATGCATCGTCTGTACAAATCCCAAATTGGACGATACATCCCGTCGGTTTCGGAATCGCGGTGCTGGCCATTGCGTTTGTGGCGTATCAATTGATCGGCGGACTGATCACCTATTTTCTTTTCGGTGTGGACGTTGCCGGGAATGTCCAATCCATGCGCGTGGTAACGGTGGTCTCGCAGGTATTATTTCTCGTAGGTCCCGCAGTGGCGCTGCTGTATCTTCAGCCGTGGAACGCGGTGGAGGTGTTTCGATTGCGCGCGCCAGCCCTGGCACCGTTGCTGCCTGTCGCCGTTGCGATTATCGGGGCGCAGTTTTTCGGGCAGGTGTATCTCGACGTGCAGCAGCACGTCCTGCGCAGCTATCTGCTGCCAGACGGACTGTTACCGCTGCTCGACAGCTTCGAGGAGATGTTAAGCGAGTTGTACGAGTCGCTGCTTATCATGCGCTCGCCGGCGGAGGCGCTGTTTGTACTCTTCGTCGTCGGATTCACACCGGCTGTGTGCGAGGAGGCGTTGTTCCGCGGTACGGTGCAGTATTCCTTCGAGCGCGTGTTGCGCATGCGCTGGGTGCTGCTGCTCACCGGTTCGATTTTCGCGATGTTTCATCTCAATCCCCTTACATTCGTCCCTTTGACGTTGCTCGGCGCGTGGCTGGGTTTCGTGGTCTGGCGGGGCGGTTCGATATGGTATGCCGTGATCGGACACGCAATGAACAATAGTCTCGCCGTCTTCTCACTGTATATGCTCGAATCGGATTCTTTTGTCCCGAAGCTTGATCCCGGCGCCATGCCCGATACCGCAACACTGCTGATCGGCGCGGCGGGTCTGGCGGCATTTCTCTTATCCGTGCTGTGGTTCTGGCGGCTGACCGCCAATCCGCGGCATGATATCCCTTCATCTTAACCTGCAGGAGGACCTTATGTCATACTGTCCGCAATGCCACACGGAATATCAGTCCGGCGTCACCGATTGCGCGGATTGCAACGTACCACTGGTGGAGGGCACGCCGCGCTTCTGCCCGAACTGCGAAGAATTTGTCACCGAAGCGGACACATTCTGCAATAACTGCGGGATATTACAGGAAATCATTCCTGCCGAGGATGTTCCGGAATGTGAAAACCACCCTGACGAACCCGCCGTCGGCGGCTGCGTGATCTGCGGCAAGCCGGTATGCGCCGACTGTGCGACGGAACAGAACGGCCGCATTTTCTGCGAGCAGGATGAGCACCTCAACGTGCATTCCGGTTTCGTCGTGGCCTACACCACAGCCACCGATTACGAAGCGGAGATGATCAAGGCGAACCTGGAAGGCGCCGGCATACACGCACTTGTGTTCAATCAGCACGACCATGTGTATTTCACGACCATGGGCATGCTCGCGCTGGTCAACGTCATGGTGCCGCCGTCGCAGCTCGAGGCCGCTCTGGAAATCATCGGCGCGCTCATGAGCGAACAGCAGGACGAGAACGAGGCGGGCGACGAAGAAGAAGGCGGAGCGACCGCGTGAGCAATACCGGGACGCGCGTTCTCGTCGCGCTGATCGCGATACCGGGTATTCTCGTTCTGGCATGGTTTGGCGGCTATGCCTGGTTGCTGTTTATCGCCGCTGTGCAAATCGCAGCTCTCATCGAATTCTCCGCACTCGTGCGCGCCAAGGGCGCGGAAGCGCAAACGGGCGTCATGATCGCGACATCGCTGCTGCTGCTCCTGGTGTTTCTGCACGAACGGCTCGAACATGATATTGCAGCCATCACCGGAGGGACCACCTGGCCCCTGCAGTGGCAGTCGCTGCTGTGGATACTGCTGCTGTTCATGCTGCTCGTTCTGCTTGTGGAATTGTTCCGCAACCGACCATCGCCGTTGCTCAATATCGGAGCAACGGTGGCAGGTGTGCTGTATGTCGGACTCTTTCTGGCCTGCACGCTCGGCATTCGGGAAATTTTCAGCGTCATCGAATTTCCCGTCGGACGCGTGTTCGGCACCGCGGAGTTGTCCGCAGCGCAAGCGGATCAACTGTGGAACTGGGGCGGATGGACTGTGATAGCACTGCTGGGCTCAATATGGATGTGCGACACTGCCGCGTATTTCGGCGGTCGGTCCATGGGCCGACATAAACTCTTTCCCCGGGTCAGTCCCAACAAGACCTGGGAAGGAGCGCTATGGGGCTTCGCGGCGGCTGTCGGCAGCATGCTCCTGGCCCGTGCGCTGGTGCTCGATTACCTGAGCATCGCCGATGCTATTACCCTCGGCTGCATAATCGGGGTGCTCGGACAGCTTGGTGATCTCGCTGAATCGCTTCTCAAACGCGACGCCGGTGTGAAGGATTCCTCGGCGCTTTTACCCGGCCATGGCGGAGTGTTCGACCGTTTTGACAGCTTGATATTTGTTTCGCCCGCTGTCTTTCTCTACCTTGATTTCGTTGTGTTCGCATAAGTTGCGGACAGGAAAACAGTGAATCCAACCAGCATGAAAACCACGAAATACGTCTTTATCACCGGCGGTGTCGTTTCCTCTCTTGGCAAGGGAATCGCGGCGTCCTCGCTCGGTATGCTGCTGCAATCGCGCGGCCTCACCGTCACCATTCAGAAATTCGATCCCTATATCAATGTCGATCCGGGCACCATGAGCCCGTATCAGCACGGAGAGGTGTACGTCACCGAAGACGGCGCGGAAACCGACCTCGATCTTGGTCATTACGAGCGCTTCCTGAGCCGCGACATGACGCGAGATAACAACACCACCACGGGCCAGATTTACAATCACGTCATTCAGAAGGAGCGTCGCGGCGATTATCTCGGTGCCACGGTGCAGGTGATTCCGCATATCACCGATGAGATCAAGCGGCGCTACGCCCGGCTCGCCAAGGGCGACGAGTACGACGTCATTATCACCGAAATCGGTGGGACTGTGGGCGATATCGAGAGTCTGCCCTTTCTCGAAGCCATGCGCCAGTTCGTCATGGCCGTCGGCAGAAAAAATGCCATCATCGTGCATCTGACGCTGGTCCCCTTCATTCCCAGCGCCGGAGAATTGAAAACCAAACCCACGCAGCATTCCGTGAAAATGCTGCTGGAACTCGGGATTCAACCCGACATGCTGCTTTGTCGTGCCGACAGAGCGCTTCCCCGCTCCATCCGCGAAAAAATAGGTCTGTTCTGTAATGTGGAGCCGGACCTCGTGATAGAAGCGCGGGATGTGGACACGATTTACGAAGTGCCCATGCAGTACAAGCAGGAGCGCTTCGACGAGCAGGTTATCCGCCTGCTCCGTCTCCGCACGCAGGAACCCGACCTCGATCGCTGGACCAAGATTCTCAAACGCATCAAGGAACCGAAATTCACCCTGGATATCGGTCTGTGCGGCAAGTACGCCGAGTACCACGATGCCTACAAGAGCATCATCGAATCCTTCGTGCATGGCGGCGCAGAAAACAACGCGCGCGTGCGCCTGACCTGGATTCATTCCGAAGACATCGAGAAGCACGGCGCCGCGCGTTATCTCAAAGATATTGACGGACTGCTCGTCGCTCCCGGTTTCGGAGAGCGGGGGATTGAAGGAAAAATCAAGGCCGTGCAATACGTGCGCGAGAACAAGATCCCGTTTTTCGGGATTTGCCTCGGACTGCAATGCGCCGTCATCGAGTTCGCCCGCAACGTCTGCGGCATCGCCGATGCGAACAGCACAGAATTCGGCGAGACAAAATCCAACGTCATCGACCTCATGCTCGAGCAGAAGAGCATTCAGACCATGGGCGGGACCATGCGCCTCGGGGGCTTCCCCTGCCAGCTCAAGCGGGGGACCAAGGCCTATGAAGCCTACGGAAAGAAGCTCATCAGCGAGCGGCACCGCCATCGCTACGAAGTGAACAACGAATACCGCGCGGTGCTCGAGCAGCACGGATTGGTATTCAGCGGTACCTCGCCCGATGAAGCACTCATGGAAATGATCGAGCTCGCGGACCATCCGTGGTTCGTCGCTTCGCAGTTCCATCCCGAACTCAAATCACGCGCGGTGGATCCCCACCCGCTGTTCAGGAATTTCGTCAAGGCGGCTCTTCAGTATAAGCTGCTGCGCACCGGCGCCGCGCTGCCGGCCGAAGAGACCGACGCATCCACAGAATCGGCGCGCGCCGCCCATTGAACCGATTATGAATCACCGGTAGAATCGGAGGAGTGATCCATGCGATTTCTTGCTGCTCTTTTCCTCGCCTGCTGTGCGGTGACGACCGTACACGCGCAGGTGGACACGCTGCAATACGACGGCATCACCAACATCTATGACGGGAAGCTTCTGGCCGTCACGCGCTTCCCCGGCGAACTGGACGTGTTCTTCAATACACGTTTCTCCCCCGCTGAAAAATGTACCCTCACCACGGTAC
Proteins encoded in this region:
- a CDS encoding phosphatidate cytidylyltransferase, producing MSNTGTRVLVALIAIPGILVLAWFGGYAWLLFIAAVQIAALIEFSALVRAKGAEAQTGVMIATSLLLLLVFLHERLEHDIAAITGGTTWPLQWQSLLWILLLFMLLVLLVELFRNRPSPLLNIGATVAGVLYVGLFLACTLGIREIFSVIEFPVGRVFGTAELSAAQADQLWNWGGWTVIALLGSIWMCDTAAYFGGRSMGRHKLFPRVSPNKTWEGALWGFAAAVGSMLLARALVLDYLSIADAITLGCIIGVLGQLGDLAESLLKRDAGVKDSSALLPGHGGVFDRFDSLIFVSPAVFLYLDFVVFA
- a CDS encoding CPBP family intramembrane metalloprotease, with product MHASSPQHASSVQIPNWTIHPVGFGIAVLAIAFVAYQLIGGLITYFLFGVDVAGNVQSMRVVTVVSQVLFLVGPAVALLYLQPWNAVEVFRLRAPALAPLLPVAVAIIGAQFFGQVYLDVQQHVLRSYLLPDGLLPLLDSFEEMLSELYESLLIMRSPAEALFVLFVVGFTPAVCEEALFRGTVQYSFERVLRMRWVLLLTGSIFAMFHLNPLTFVPLTLLGAWLGFVVWRGGSIWYAVIGHAMNNSLAVFSLYMLESDSFVPKLDPGAMPDTATLLIGAAGLAAFLLSVLWFWRLTANPRHDIPSS
- a CDS encoding DUF2007 domain-containing protein: MSYCPQCHTEYQSGVTDCADCNVPLVEGTPRFCPNCEEFVTEADTFCNNCGILQEIIPAEDVPECENHPDEPAVGGCVICGKPVCADCATEQNGRIFCEQDEHLNVHSGFVVAYTTATDYEAEMIKANLEGAGIHALVFNQHDHVYFTTMGMLALVNVMVPPSQLEAALEIIGALMSEQQDENEAGDEEEGGATA
- a CDS encoding CTP synthase — protein: MKTTKYVFITGGVVSSLGKGIAASSLGMLLQSRGLTVTIQKFDPYINVDPGTMSPYQHGEVYVTEDGAETDLDLGHYERFLSRDMTRDNNTTTGQIYNHVIQKERRGDYLGATVQVIPHITDEIKRRYARLAKGDEYDVIITEIGGTVGDIESLPFLEAMRQFVMAVGRKNAIIVHLTLVPFIPSAGELKTKPTQHSVKMLLELGIQPDMLLCRADRALPRSIREKIGLFCNVEPDLVIEARDVDTIYEVPMQYKQERFDEQVIRLLRLRTQEPDLDRWTKILKRIKEPKFTLDIGLCGKYAEYHDAYKSIIESFVHGGAENNARVRLTWIHSEDIEKHGAARYLKDIDGLLVAPGFGERGIEGKIKAVQYVRENKIPFFGICLGLQCAVIEFARNVCGIADANSTEFGETKSNVIDLMLEQKSIQTMGGTMRLGGFPCQLKRGTKAYEAYGKKLISERHRHRYEVNNEYRAVLEQHGLVFSGTSPDEALMEMIELADHPWFVASQFHPELKSRAVDPHPLFRNFVKAALQYKLLRTGAALPAEETDASTESARAAH